The following proteins are co-located in the Desulfatitalea tepidiphila genome:
- a CDS encoding phosphatidylglycerophosphatase A family protein, protein MLLRRRVVIFLATGGYIGRAPTAPGTFGALLGLPLAFVLSRVSWVGSLAIMLVLTLVAVWSAGEAARHLGDKDPGCIVIDEIAGMAVALLGMPFTPVNCLAGFILFRFFDILKPPPVRQLDRNLGGGWGIVLDDIAAGILANIVLRIGNAVLN, encoded by the coding sequence ATGCTTTTAAGGCGCCGGGTGGTCATATTTTTGGCGACAGGTGGCTATATCGGTCGTGCGCCGACGGCACCGGGAACATTCGGAGCCTTGCTGGGGTTGCCGCTTGCGTTTGTCCTGTCGAGGGTAAGTTGGGTCGGGTCCCTGGCGATCATGCTTGTTTTGACCCTGGTAGCGGTCTGGAGCGCCGGCGAGGCTGCGCGCCATCTCGGGGACAAAGATCCGGGCTGCATCGTTATTGACGAAATTGCCGGCATGGCGGTGGCGCTGCTCGGCATGCCCTTTACTCCGGTGAATTGCCTCGCCGGTTTTATTTTGTTCAGGTTTTTTGACATCCTCAAACCGCCGCCGGTGCGGCAGCTCGATCGCAACCTGGGTGGGGGATGGGGCATCGTGCTCGACGACATCGCGGCCGGGATCCTGGCGAACATCGTGTTGCGGATCGGGAATGCCGTATTGAACTGA
- a CDS encoding tyrosine-type recombinase/integrase has protein sequence MAILQECPACKRKQSVKKKRCVSCGLELDELKKSRLVKYWIDFRYRDPKTGKTVQRRESVEAMEGLQGNSIADARTALAKRSVQKAENRVLDILPEHKLTFSELADWYLALESVKTLKSYKTVKGYINKFKEAYGQRIVADILPADLEDLQAKRLGQNLKLKTIDDEINYVKTMVIKGFDNGKVGGDALRSFRRVKKLLKGHANARDRYLTIDEFARLLEASPNHLKNILTIGYWSGMRKGEITALTWDKIDMKGRMIRLEAEDTKEGKAKSIPMAEAVYRVIQSIPRSIHDPHVFLYYSKPITRNFSQGLKSACKNAGIAWGRDVKGGFIFHDLRHTFVTDMRRAGVDRTVRMAITGHAIHDMDQRYDVVEESDKLEAIRRLEKYRSKVACLTNVDQTLTKSGF, from the coding sequence ATGGCAATTTTACAAGAATGTCCGGCCTGCAAGCGCAAACAATCCGTGAAAAAAAAGCGATGTGTTTCTTGTGGCCTGGAATTGGATGAGTTAAAAAAATCCCGACTGGTCAAATACTGGATTGATTTTAGATATCGCGATCCAAAGACCGGCAAGACCGTACAACGACGTGAGAGCGTCGAGGCCATGGAGGGGCTTCAAGGAAATTCCATTGCCGATGCACGCACAGCCCTTGCAAAGCGGTCGGTTCAGAAAGCAGAAAACCGGGTGCTCGATATCCTGCCTGAACACAAACTCACATTTTCAGAACTGGCCGATTGGTACTTGGCGTTAGAGTCTGTAAAAACACTAAAATCATACAAAACGGTAAAGGGATACATTAACAAATTCAAAGAGGCTTACGGGCAACGAATTGTGGCCGATATTTTACCGGCTGACCTTGAGGATTTGCAAGCCAAGCGCCTGGGGCAAAATTTAAAATTAAAAACCATTGACGATGAAATAAATTACGTCAAAACGATGGTCATCAAGGGCTTCGATAACGGCAAGGTCGGGGGTGATGCCCTTCGCTCTTTCCGGCGCGTCAAAAAATTGTTAAAGGGTCATGCCAATGCTCGAGACAGATATTTGACCATCGATGAATTTGCCCGGCTTCTTGAGGCCAGTCCGAACCATCTTAAAAATATTTTGACGATCGGGTATTGGTCCGGTATGCGCAAAGGTGAAATTACGGCGTTGACCTGGGATAAAATCGATATGAAGGGCCGCATGATCCGGCTTGAGGCCGAAGACACCAAAGAGGGGAAGGCCAAGTCGATCCCGATGGCAGAGGCCGTCTATCGGGTTATCCAGTCAATTCCAAGGTCTATTCACGATCCCCATGTGTTTCTCTATTACAGCAAGCCGATCACCAGGAATTTTAGCCAGGGGCTTAAATCTGCCTGCAAAAATGCGGGCATTGCCTGGGGGCGTGACGTGAAAGGCGGCTTTATTTTCCATGATCTACGGCACACCTTCGTCACTGATATGAGGCGAGCAGGTGTTGACCGTACCGTTCGAATGGCGATCACCGGTCACGCCATCCACGATATGGATCAGCGGTATGATGTGGTCGAAGAGTCGGATAAACTGGAAGCGATCAGGCGGCTTGAAAAGTATCGTTCGAAGGTGGCCTGTTTAACGAATGTTGACCAAACGTTGACTAAATCGGGTTTTTAA
- the lepB gene encoding signal peptidase I, giving the protein MKKESNQEAAPSSRPAKGKLRENIEALVIAIILALFIRTFVVQAFKIPSGSMQDTLLIGDYILVNKFIYGIKIPFTDKTLIPISKPEPGDIVVFKYPEDPSKDFIKRVVAVGGDKVEIRNKKVYVNGAVRENPHAIHVDSRVFPRGYQPRDNFGPVTVPEGKLFVMGDNRDESNDSRFWGFVDESALRGKAFMIYWSWDRDEFSVRWDRLADIIR; this is encoded by the coding sequence TTGAAAAAGGAATCCAACCAGGAAGCCGCTCCTTCATCCCGACCTGCAAAAGGTAAGCTTCGCGAAAATATCGAGGCCCTCGTTATTGCCATCATACTGGCCCTGTTTATTCGCACCTTTGTCGTCCAGGCGTTTAAAATCCCATCGGGCTCCATGCAGGACACGCTGCTGATCGGAGACTACATTCTAGTCAATAAGTTCATTTATGGAATCAAGATCCCCTTCACCGACAAAACCCTCATTCCCATCAGCAAGCCGGAACCCGGCGACATCGTGGTATTCAAATATCCTGAGGACCCCAGCAAGGACTTTATCAAGCGGGTTGTGGCGGTCGGTGGCGACAAGGTGGAGATCAGAAACAAAAAAGTTTACGTGAATGGAGCGGTCCGCGAAAATCCACACGCCATTCATGTCGATTCCCGGGTTTTCCCCCGCGGGTATCAGCCCCGGGACAATTTCGGCCCGGTGACCGTCCCAGAGGGGAAGCTGTTCGTCATGGGCGACAATCGCGACGAGAGCAACGACAGCCGTTTCTGGGGGTTCGTGGATGAATCGGCCTTGCGCGGCAAGGCGTTCATGATCTATTGGTCCTGGGATCGGGACGAATTCAGCGTGCGTTGGGACCGACTGGCCGATATTATCCGTTAG
- the larC gene encoding nickel pincer cofactor biosynthesis protein LarC produces MSLAYFDCFSGISGDMALGALVHLGVPVDWLKEQIRALPLDGFDIRSQAVSRHGIAAAQVAVVSEETHHHRDYQSIQSLIEKSPLSDRVKTMSLAIFDRIAAAEARIHGCDKASVHFHEVGGVDAIVDIVGSCLGLEWLGVETVVASALPMGGGFVRCAHGVLPVPAPATVEILKGLPVYGNGIEKELVTPTGAAIVAGSAGHFGPMPVMRVRQVGYGAGTTELESQPNLLRVMLGEVENTWKIDGAQRLVMIETNIDDMNPEIFGYLMERLFEDGALDVFWVPVFMKKNRPGTMVQVLCGPIDRERVVGRILAETSSLGVRFYEVYRTALERELVEMPSPFGPVRVKKIKGFAGGDRIVPEYEVCRSIARERQLPLQEVYAAILKAAADQK; encoded by the coding sequence ATGAGTCTGGCCTATTTTGACTGTTTCTCCGGTATCAGTGGGGACATGGCCTTGGGGGCGCTGGTTCACCTGGGGGTACCGGTCGACTGGCTCAAGGAACAGATACGCGCGCTGCCTTTGGATGGATTTGACATTCGATCCCAGGCGGTGTCGAGGCACGGAATTGCAGCGGCCCAGGTGGCGGTGGTTTCCGAAGAGACCCATCACCACCGGGATTACCAGTCTATCCAATCGCTTATAGAGAAAAGTCCGCTTTCCGATAGAGTCAAGACGATGAGCTTGGCGATTTTCGATCGCATTGCCGCGGCCGAAGCTCGGATTCACGGCTGCGACAAGGCTTCGGTGCATTTCCACGAGGTGGGCGGGGTCGATGCCATTGTGGATATCGTTGGGAGCTGTTTGGGGCTGGAGTGGTTGGGAGTGGAGACCGTGGTTGCCTCCGCGCTGCCCATGGGCGGTGGTTTTGTGCGCTGCGCCCACGGTGTTTTGCCGGTGCCGGCGCCGGCCACTGTGGAGATCCTCAAAGGCCTGCCGGTGTACGGCAATGGGATCGAAAAGGAGTTGGTGACGCCGACCGGTGCGGCCATTGTGGCTGGCAGCGCCGGACACTTCGGGCCGATGCCGGTGATGCGCGTGCGGCAGGTCGGCTATGGGGCCGGGACGACCGAGCTGGAGAGTCAGCCCAACCTGCTGCGGGTGATGCTGGGCGAGGTCGAAAACACATGGAAAATTGATGGTGCCCAGCGATTGGTCATGATCGAGACCAATATCGATGATATGAATCCGGAGATTTTCGGATATCTGATGGAACGCCTTTTTGAAGACGGTGCGCTGGATGTTTTTTGGGTGCCGGTCTTCATGAAAAAGAATCGGCCGGGCACCATGGTCCAGGTGCTTTGCGGGCCGATAGATCGCGAGCGGGTCGTTGGGCGCATCCTGGCAGAGACCTCATCGCTGGGGGTTCGATTTTACGAGGTGTATCGCACGGCGCTGGAGAGGGAATTGGTGGAGATGCCATCACCCTTTGGTCCGGTGAGGGTGAAAAAGATCAAGGGGTTTGCCGGTGGGGATCGCATTGTGCCTGAATACGAGGTATGCAGATCCATCGCCAGGGAGCGCCAATTGCCGCTGCAGGAGGTGTATGCGGCGATTTTGAAGGCTGCGGCAGACCAAAAATAG